A genomic window from Gossypium hirsutum isolate 1008001.06 chromosome D12, Gossypium_hirsutum_v2.1, whole genome shotgun sequence includes:
- the LOC107945741 gene encoding GDSL esterase/lipase At5g03610 isoform X2: MPFSFFHLLCYITIIFAEVDAVNEGASKSKSKLRLFVFGDSYVDTGNWRKSIGSSWKEPYGITFPGKPSGRFSDGRVLTDYIASYLGIRTPIAYKWRKEVKRSKEYGMNFAYGGTGVLDTLANQPNMTTQIDFFQRLVEQKVYGKQDLDNSVGLISVAGNDYATYLARNTHNLQKLGDFTKKIMDQLEINIDRIRGLGVKRIAVTLIEPMGCIPLQAASSSYSNCTQALNLGSKFHNQMLNQSLQNLNAKDNSTVFITLDLYDAFFSALNKFTTHAPGSLGLKPCCEGKEMGKYYCGSVDESGAKLYTICENPNLSFFWDTLHPSQNGWHSIFSSLRSSLHKLTT; this comes from the exons AtgccattttctttctttcatcttCTTTGCTACATTACTATAATATTTGCAG AAGTTGATGCAGTAAATGAGGGCGCTTcgaaatctaaatctaaattaaGGCTGTTTGTGTTTGGAGACTCATACGTTGATACGGGTAATTGGAGAAAATCCATTGGAAGTTCGTGGAAAGAGCCATACGGCATTACTTTTCCTGGCAAACCATCTGGTCGCTTTTCTGATGGTCGAGTCCTCACTGATTACATAG CATCGTATTTGGGGATAAGAACTCCAATAGCATACAAATGGAGGAAAGAGGTGAAGAGATCAAAAGAATATGGTATGAATTTCGCGTATGGAGGGACGGGGGTGTTGGATACTTTGGCCAATCAACCCAACATGACTacccaaattgatttttttcaacGTTTGGTTGAACAAAAAGTGTACGGCAAGCAGGATCTCGACAACTCCGTTGGCCTCATCTCGGTCGCCGGCAATGACTACGCTACTTATCTCGCTAGGAACACCCACAATCTCCAG AAATTGGGTGACTTCACTAAAAAGATAATGGATCAGCTGGAAATAAACATAGACAGAATCCGAGGTTTAGGAGTGAAAAGAATAGCAGTAACATTGATTGAGCCAATGGGATGCATACCTCTACAAGCTGCCTCTTCCTCCTATTCAAATTGCACTCAAGCCTTGAACTTAGGATCTAAGTTCCACAACCAAATGTTGAACCAATCTCTCCAAAACTTGAATGCTAAGGACAACTCTACTGTTTTCATCACCCTTGATCTCTACGATGCATTTTTTTCAGCTCTAAACAAGTTTACAACGCATGCACCag GAAGTTTGGGATTGAAGCCATGCTGTGAGGGAAAAGAGATGGGGAAATATTACTGTGGAAGTGTGGATGAGAGTGGGGCAAAGCTGTACACTATTTGTGAGAATCCAAATTTGTCATTCTTTTGGGACACACTCCATCCTTCTCAGAATGGTTGGCATTCAATTTTCTCCTCTCTACGATCTTCCCTTCACAAGCTCACTACCTAG
- the LOC107945741 gene encoding GDSL esterase/lipase At5g03610 isoform X1, giving the protein MPFSFFHLLCYITIIFAEVDAVNEGASKSKSKLRLFVFGDSYVDTGNWRKSIGSSWKEPYGITFPGKPSGRFSDGRVLTDYIASYLGIRTPIAYKWRKEVKRSKEYGMNFAYGGTGVLDTLANQPNMTTQIDFFQRLVEQKVYGKQDLDNSVGLISVAGNDYATYLARNTHNLQKLGDFTKKIMDQLEINIDRIRGLGVKRIAVTLIEPMGCIPLQAASSSYSNCTQALNLGSKFHNQMLNQSLQNLNAKDNSTVFITLDLYDAFFSALNKFTTHAPAGSLGLKPCCEGKEMGKYYCGSVDESGAKLYTICENPNLSFFWDTLHPSQNGWHSIFSSLRSSLHKLTT; this is encoded by the exons AtgccattttctttctttcatcttCTTTGCTACATTACTATAATATTTGCAG AAGTTGATGCAGTAAATGAGGGCGCTTcgaaatctaaatctaaattaaGGCTGTTTGTGTTTGGAGACTCATACGTTGATACGGGTAATTGGAGAAAATCCATTGGAAGTTCGTGGAAAGAGCCATACGGCATTACTTTTCCTGGCAAACCATCTGGTCGCTTTTCTGATGGTCGAGTCCTCACTGATTACATAG CATCGTATTTGGGGATAAGAACTCCAATAGCATACAAATGGAGGAAAGAGGTGAAGAGATCAAAAGAATATGGTATGAATTTCGCGTATGGAGGGACGGGGGTGTTGGATACTTTGGCCAATCAACCCAACATGACTacccaaattgatttttttcaacGTTTGGTTGAACAAAAAGTGTACGGCAAGCAGGATCTCGACAACTCCGTTGGCCTCATCTCGGTCGCCGGCAATGACTACGCTACTTATCTCGCTAGGAACACCCACAATCTCCAG AAATTGGGTGACTTCACTAAAAAGATAATGGATCAGCTGGAAATAAACATAGACAGAATCCGAGGTTTAGGAGTGAAAAGAATAGCAGTAACATTGATTGAGCCAATGGGATGCATACCTCTACAAGCTGCCTCTTCCTCCTATTCAAATTGCACTCAAGCCTTGAACTTAGGATCTAAGTTCCACAACCAAATGTTGAACCAATCTCTCCAAAACTTGAATGCTAAGGACAACTCTACTGTTTTCATCACCCTTGATCTCTACGATGCATTTTTTTCAGCTCTAAACAAGTTTACAACGCATGCACCag CAGGAAGTTTGGGATTGAAGCCATGCTGTGAGGGAAAAGAGATGGGGAAATATTACTGTGGAAGTGTGGATGAGAGTGGGGCAAAGCTGTACACTATTTGTGAGAATCCAAATTTGTCATTCTTTTGGGACACACTCCATCCTTCTCAGAATGGTTGGCATTCAATTTTCTCCTCTCTACGATCTTCCCTTCACAAGCTCACTACCTAG